A window from Leptospira wolffii serovar Khorat str. Khorat-H2 encodes these proteins:
- a CDS encoding FHA domain-containing protein, translating into MLSRVNIRIAAVLFFVFPLFTEAQNLVLEEYDVSSFPKVELKLRTNRGSALDREILRLSEWKGQRTRRIGNADLHRPEGTRPIHIYLLVQMTDSLTQNMQGTEILKSIVEASDPEDRFSFVFWTDDVFIPKLDLGKTESLKQANIPGGSSNKNTPANLDFLFQKISSQISETDYVLLLFYDRDMIPSPDAQNGEYLRRIPLNVLAFPSVGSKFLAKKYSGQFHSLASSDLRSQVLADLEYFRKKPWSLTYDSPFQEEWQWEGNGSVQVELESQTSGRIRLEYEIPWGTRLRIFLLHPSIFLPTVSLLVILTLAGFLIVLRKGNGKKQEGSVSPEERLHAIEDEQDAYRKMYGNQYQLVYSDEDRIETERSAPIALKEFEEGEAYEKATLVLKEGRNPGKQYSLQRSETTIGNSDLCDLVLYEQAVSKSHARIRKVRNRYVLYDLVSDAGTFLNGKKVLRPRVLYDFDEIGIGKALLVFRGK; encoded by the coding sequence ATGCTAAGCCGGGTGAATATCCGAATTGCAGCGGTTCTATTCTTCGTATTTCCGCTGTTTACCGAGGCCCAAAATCTAGTTTTGGAAGAATACGACGTATCTTCCTTCCCTAAGGTGGAATTAAAGCTTAGAACGAACCGAGGATCCGCTCTGGATCGGGAAATTCTTAGGCTCTCGGAATGGAAAGGCCAAAGAACCAGAAGAATCGGAAACGCAGACCTGCATCGGCCTGAAGGAACGAGGCCGATTCATATTTATCTTTTGGTGCAGATGACGGACTCTCTCACCCAGAACATGCAAGGCACCGAAATTCTCAAAAGCATCGTAGAGGCTTCGGATCCGGAAGACCGATTTAGTTTCGTATTTTGGACGGACGACGTATTTATTCCTAAACTGGATTTAGGTAAAACGGAAAGCCTAAAGCAGGCGAATATTCCCGGAGGGAGTTCGAATAAGAATACTCCCGCTAATTTGGATTTCTTATTCCAGAAGATTTCCTCCCAGATTTCCGAAACCGATTATGTTCTGCTCTTATTTTACGATCGGGATATGATTCCTTCTCCGGATGCTCAAAATGGCGAATACCTACGTCGTATTCCTCTGAACGTTCTGGCCTTTCCTTCCGTAGGTTCCAAATTCCTGGCCAAGAAATACTCAGGACAATTTCATTCCTTAGCGAGTTCCGATCTCCGTAGCCAGGTCTTGGCCGATTTGGAATATTTTAGAAAGAAGCCCTGGTCCTTGACATATGATTCTCCTTTTCAGGAAGAATGGCAATGGGAAGGAAACGGCTCCGTTCAAGTGGAGTTGGAATCTCAAACATCTGGTAGAATTAGACTCGAATATGAAATTCCCTGGGGAACAAGGCTTAGGATTTTTCTTTTGCATCCGTCCATTTTTCTTCCTACGGTGAGCTTGCTTGTGATTCTCACCTTGGCCGGATTCCTAATCGTACTTAGAAAGGGGAACGGAAAGAAGCAAGAGGGTAGCGTTTCCCCAGAGGAACGACTTCATGCGATAGAAGACGAGCAGGACGCTTATCGGAAGATGTACGGAAACCAATACCAATTGGTTTATTCGGACGAAGACCGCATAGAGACGGAAAGATCTGCACCTATTGCCTTGAAAGAATTCGAAGAAGGAGAGGCCTACGAAAAAGCCACTCTGGTCCTAAAGGAGGGAAGAAATCCCGGAAAACAATATTCTCTTCAAAGAAGTGAAACCACGATCGGAAATTCGGATCTTTGCGATCTGGTATTGTACGAGCAAGCGGTGAGTAAAAGCCATGCAAGGATCCGCAAGGTGCGTAATCGGTACGTTCTATACGATCTGGTATCCGATGCGGGAACTTTCCTGAACGGTAAGAAGGTATTGCGCCCTAGAGTTCTATACGACTTCGACGAGATAGGAATCGGGAAGGCTCTCTTGGTTTTCCGAGGAAAGTAG
- the leuC gene encoding 3-isopropylmalate dehydratase large subunit, translated as MKTMFEKIWEDHLVGELDGGSYLLYIDRHLIHEVTSPQAFEGLRMSHRKVRRPEATFATMDHNVSTRLRNLDSADPVSANQMRTLMKNCEENGITLYDLNHPDQGIIHVIAPEMGLTHPGMTIVCGDSHTSTHGAFGALAFGIGTSEVEHVLATQTLTQRRAKTMEIRVDGQLSPHVTAKDIVLAIIGKIGTGGATGYVIEYRGSAISSLSMEARMTICNMSIEAGARAGLIAPDQITFDYIKGKDFAPKGAEWDLALQKWKRYVTDEGAKFDTTIVLKAEDIAPQVTWGTSPGQVVPVTGIVPDPKDAQDPVEKVSIENALKYMDLKPGQKMEDVTLNKVFIGSCTNSRIEDLRVAASTVKGKKVSPKVQAIVVPGSGRVKRQAESEGLDKIFVEAGFEWRQPGCSMCLAMNDDVLEPGDRCASTSNRNFEGRQGKGGRTHLVGPAMAAAAAIEGKFVDIRNWK; from the coding sequence ATGAAGACTATGTTCGAAAAAATCTGGGAAGACCATCTGGTCGGCGAGCTGGACGGAGGTTCTTACCTTCTGTATATCGATCGCCACTTAATCCATGAGGTGACGAGTCCCCAGGCATTCGAAGGGCTTCGTATGTCGCATAGAAAAGTTCGCCGTCCAGAGGCGACGTTTGCGACCATGGACCATAACGTTTCGACCAGACTTCGAAATCTGGACTCTGCGGATCCGGTTTCCGCCAACCAAATGCGCACTCTCATGAAGAATTGCGAAGAGAACGGCATTACTCTTTACGATCTGAATCACCCCGACCAAGGAATCATCCATGTTATCGCTCCCGAGATGGGACTCACTCATCCGGGGATGACAATCGTTTGCGGAGACTCCCACACTTCCACTCACGGCGCCTTCGGAGCGCTAGCTTTCGGGATCGGAACTTCCGAAGTGGAGCACGTACTCGCCACCCAAACACTGACTCAGAGAAGAGCCAAGACCATGGAGATCCGTGTAGACGGACAACTTTCTCCTCATGTGACCGCTAAGGATATCGTTCTTGCGATTATAGGTAAGATAGGAACCGGAGGAGCGACCGGTTATGTGATCGAATACCGAGGATCCGCTATCTCCAGTTTGAGTATGGAAGCGAGAATGACCATTTGCAATATGTCTATCGAGGCAGGTGCGCGAGCCGGACTCATCGCTCCCGACCAGATCACTTTCGATTATATCAAAGGTAAGGACTTCGCTCCTAAAGGAGCGGAATGGGACCTGGCCCTGCAGAAATGGAAACGTTATGTTACCGACGAAGGTGCGAAATTCGATACAACCATCGTTTTGAAAGCGGAAGATATCGCTCCTCAAGTGACCTGGGGAACTTCTCCCGGCCAAGTCGTGCCTGTAACCGGAATCGTTCCCGATCCTAAAGACGCGCAAGACCCGGTTGAAAAAGTGAGTATCGAAAACGCTCTCAAATATATGGATCTGAAGCCCGGGCAGAAAATGGAAGATGTCACTCTGAACAAAGTCTTTATCGGTTCTTGCACGAACTCCAGGATTGAAGACCTGAGAGTAGCCGCAAGCACGGTAAAAGGAAAGAAAGTCTCTCCGAAAGTACAGGCGATCGTAGTTCCCGGGTCGGGAAGAGTCAAACGCCAAGCAGAATCGGAAGGTCTGGACAAAATCTTTGTGGAAGCCGGATTCGAATGGAGGCAACCCGGATGCTCCATGTGCCTAGCTATGAATGACGATGTTCTGGAGCCGGGAGATCGCTGCGCCTCCACTTCCAATCGTAACTTCGAGGGAAGGCAAGGAAAGGGCGGACGTACCCACTTAGTCGGTCCCGCAATGGCTGCTGCGGCAGCAATCGAAGGTAAATTCGTAGACATTCGTAACTGGAAATAA
- the leuD gene encoding 3-isopropylmalate dehydratase small subunit, with protein MKAFTQHDGLAVIIDRPNIDTDQIIPKQFLRKIERTGFGVHLFHDWRYLDDAGTQPNPEFTLNLERYKGASILVTRDNFGCGSSREHAPWALEDYGFRAIIAPSYADIFYNNCFKNGMLPIVLTSSEVDELFQAIEAAPGSRIKIDLDKQNVIGPTGKVYQFEVDSFRKYCLYNGLDDIGLTLQHEAKIKTYEDQNRKDVPWLYATRK; from the coding sequence ATGAAAGCTTTTACACAACACGACGGACTCGCGGTTATCATCGATCGTCCGAATATAGACACGGACCAAATCATCCCTAAACAATTTCTCCGGAAAATCGAGCGCACCGGTTTCGGAGTGCATTTATTCCACGACTGGAGATATCTAGACGACGCAGGCACCCAGCCGAATCCTGAGTTCACTCTCAACCTGGAGAGATATAAGGGTGCATCGATTCTAGTCACCCGGGACAATTTCGGATGCGGATCTTCCAGAGAACACGCCCCTTGGGCGCTGGAAGACTACGGCTTTCGGGCTATTATTGCTCCTTCTTACGCGGATATTTTTTATAATAACTGCTTTAAGAACGGTATGCTACCCATCGTTTTGACTTCTTCGGAAGTGGACGAACTTTTTCAAGCGATCGAAGCCGCTCCAGGATCCAGGATCAAAATCGATTTGGACAAGCAAAATGTGATCGGGCCTACGGGGAAAGTCTATCAGTTCGAGGTGGATTCTTTTCGCAAATATTGTTTGTATAACGGTCTGGACGATATAGGTTTAACTTTACAACACGAAGCCAAAATCAAAACATACGAAGATCAAAACCGGAAGGACGTTCCTTGGTTGTACGCAACCAGGAAATAA
- a CDS encoding PLP-dependent cysteine synthase family protein, whose translation MFDEISRSIDEFGNSLIGALNNVQNAFGRELSVAKPIKENVLQMIGNTPLIRLNQIGSHIPNVEIYLKAEFCNPTGSVKDRTALSMVLSAERRGELKQGGTIFQAGYNTTAISLAWISTLKQYKFKVFLAPDTDQEKIKELKAYGASVEVVQLAKGNWDDSLLETAKAAKEKEKGSVILNEYKDMANTNAHFLFTGPEIWRDLGGNVDAFVAGGGSGGTLSGVGRFLKGKKPSLRVIMGVSKNSRFIRKMVQGDANLRLPESFDPKVTDQYIGVDREEALRYQSELYQREGIFAGLTTGTTLASAIHYAESLPTREEQKSPSYKIVVLSPDRL comes from the coding sequence ATGTTCGACGAAATTTCCCGATCCATAGACGAATTCGGAAATAGCCTTATCGGCGCCCTTAATAACGTCCAAAACGCGTTCGGGCGGGAACTTAGCGTCGCCAAGCCCATCAAGGAAAACGTATTGCAAATGATCGGCAATACGCCTCTTATCCGATTGAACCAGATCGGTTCCCATATCCCGAATGTGGAGATCTATCTCAAAGCGGAATTCTGTAATCCTACCGGAAGCGTAAAGGATCGTACTGCGCTTTCTATGGTTCTTTCCGCCGAAAGAAGGGGAGAATTGAAGCAGGGTGGAACCATCTTCCAAGCGGGATACAATACTACTGCGATTTCCTTGGCCTGGATCTCCACTCTAAAGCAATATAAATTCAAAGTCTTTCTCGCACCCGATACGGACCAAGAAAAGATCAAAGAGCTGAAGGCGTACGGTGCCTCTGTGGAAGTCGTGCAACTCGCCAAAGGCAACTGGGACGATTCACTATTAGAAACCGCTAAGGCAGCCAAGGAAAAAGAGAAGGGCAGCGTCATCTTAAACGAATACAAGGATATGGCCAATACTAACGCCCATTTCCTTTTCACAGGGCCTGAAATCTGGAGAGACCTAGGCGGCAACGTGGACGCATTCGTAGCGGGAGGAGGTTCCGGCGGAACCTTATCCGGAGTGGGAAGATTCCTAAAAGGAAAGAAACCCTCTTTACGAGTCATCATGGGAGTGAGCAAGAATTCCCGTTTCATACGTAAAATGGTGCAAGGAGATGCGAATCTCCGACTTCCCGAATCTTTCGATCCCAAAGTCACGGACCAGTATATAGGTGTCGACAGAGAAGAAGCCTTACGTTACCAATCCGAACTCTACCAGAGAGAAGGGATCTTTGCCGGATTGACTACCGGTACCACTCTCGCTTCCGCCATCCATTATGCGGAGAGCCTTCCCACAAGGGAGGAGCAAAAATCTCCATCCTACAAGATCGTAGTACTTTCTCCAGATCGACTCTAA
- a CDS encoding AAA domain-containing protein, translated as MESHYEFLRESLQKERNAELERYKAEISSSDLQTRVRTGLTIFPLVFEDAELGPDGNWKVLLKPTKPGNTPELFRTGTPVRILKDTEDYSSVLLKASDDSYLVSMEEVPEWVEEGKLALEILPDETSYREWDKGLEKILSAPKGTRAKFFADLFSGKISLSSPHFKEEEGISSEFNESQRRAISAVLETEDFVLVHGPPGTGKTKTLVEAIRLLVEREKKVLASAPTNAASDLLVESLSKIGVPVLRIGHPARIHPAVLENSLELKLIAHPDAKLLERDKKEVQELLKKARKYKRNFGREEAEERRRLYKEADQLRKGIKERQRALVRYLLDSHPVIVCTHTGASSHLLENRSFDYAILDEGSQAIEPASWLPILKAEKVVIAGDPFQLPPTVLSEDPLLKISLMERLLSAFPEKDRVFLLDTQYRMTDPIQEFPNRTFYEGQLKSGLRESERNFVVPEISSLFGSSLVFLDSSGTDTAEETFEGSLGNPWEADFVFGILKRILDSGISPERIAILTPYRYQRYLIKNRIEELSADRKNSIEVETVDSFQGREMEIVLFSLVRSNPEGQVGFLSERRRWNVGMTRAKRLLVMVGDGSTVGQDEFFRDLIGTVEEKGESKTAWEFLD; from the coding sequence ATGGAATCTCATTACGAGTTCTTAAGGGAATCTCTCCAGAAGGAAAGAAACGCCGAACTCGAAAGATACAAGGCTGAGATTTCCTCTTCCGATCTGCAAACCAGAGTTCGTACCGGGCTCACCATTTTTCCTTTGGTGTTCGAAGACGCGGAACTTGGCCCGGACGGAAATTGGAAGGTCCTGCTCAAACCCACTAAGCCGGGAAATACACCGGAGCTTTTTAGAACCGGGACGCCCGTTCGAATTCTAAAAGATACCGAGGACTATTCCAGCGTTCTCTTGAAGGCAAGCGACGACTCCTATCTGGTCAGCATGGAGGAAGTTCCTGAGTGGGTGGAAGAAGGAAAGCTCGCGTTGGAAATTTTGCCGGACGAGACCAGTTATAGAGAATGGGATAAGGGGTTGGAGAAAATTCTATCCGCCCCGAAAGGAACCCGTGCAAAATTCTTTGCGGACCTTTTCTCCGGAAAGATATCCCTTAGTTCTCCGCATTTTAAAGAAGAGGAGGGGATTTCTTCCGAGTTCAACGAATCCCAAAGACGGGCGATCTCCGCCGTTCTAGAAACGGAAGATTTCGTGTTGGTCCATGGACCGCCGGGGACCGGAAAGACAAAAACTCTCGTAGAGGCGATTCGACTCCTTGTGGAAAGGGAGAAGAAAGTTTTAGCATCCGCACCTACGAACGCCGCTTCCGATTTACTCGTGGAGTCCTTGTCCAAGATCGGGGTTCCCGTTTTAAGAATCGGCCATCCGGCTAGGATTCACCCGGCGGTGCTGGAGAATTCCTTGGAGTTAAAACTTATCGCTCATCCGGACGCTAAACTGCTGGAAAGGGACAAAAAGGAAGTCCAGGAACTCCTAAAGAAGGCTCGTAAATACAAACGCAATTTCGGGAGAGAAGAAGCGGAAGAGAGAAGACGTCTCTATAAGGAAGCGGACCAATTACGAAAAGGAATCAAGGAAAGGCAAAGGGCCTTGGTTCGGTATTTACTCGATTCTCATCCTGTAATCGTTTGCACTCATACCGGAGCTTCTTCTCATCTTTTGGAGAATCGCTCCTTCGATTATGCGATTTTGGACGAGGGAAGTCAAGCGATAGAGCCTGCCTCCTGGTTACCTATTTTAAAGGCGGAGAAAGTAGTAATCGCAGGAGACCCGTTCCAATTGCCTCCTACGGTTCTTTCCGAGGATCCCTTACTTAAGATTTCCTTAATGGAACGACTTCTTTCCGCATTTCCGGAAAAAGACAGGGTTTTCCTATTGGATACGCAGTATAGAATGACCGATCCAATCCAGGAATTTCCGAACCGTACATTCTACGAGGGGCAACTAAAGTCCGGACTCCGGGAATCGGAAAGAAACTTCGTCGTTCCCGAGATCTCCTCTCTATTCGGTTCTAGTTTGGTCTTTTTGGACAGTTCGGGTACGGATACCGCCGAAGAAACGTTCGAGGGGAGCCTCGGAAATCCTTGGGAAGCGGATTTCGTTTTCGGAATTCTAAAAAGAATTTTGGATTCGGGAATCTCTCCGGAAAGGATCGCTATCCTCACTCCCTATCGTTACCAAAGATATCTCATTAAGAATAGAATCGAAGAATTGTCCGCCGACCGAAAAAACTCGATCGAAGTGGAGACAGTGGATTCCTTTCAGGGAAGGGAGATGGAGATCGTACTCTTCAGTTTGGTTCGCTCGAATCCGGAAGGACAGGTGGGATTTCTCTCCGAAAGGAGACGCTGGAATGTGGGAATGACTCGCGCCAAACGACTCTTAGTGATGGTAGGAGATGGATCCACGGTGGGGCAGGACGAATTCTTCCGGGATTTGATCGGAACCGTGGAAGAAAAGGGAGAGTCCAAAACCGCTTGGGAATTTTTGGACTAG
- a CDS encoding DUF1109 family protein yields MLDPKREKTRELIQTLSRDISAKGHLNSKVLFLSWTGLLVSGIILGYAVSLARHQSVFPGWWPEPTLILAWGLLTAILLTKSAYPEEGSTWLFWGAGASVFVWIGFHTVGFVNEFQIEHVHIGFCPLVLVSCTILFGGLSWILLGRMASARPGLSAFLFLSLLFAGSNLALKFICPVQSAPHIFLSHVLASLGWILLLWIPVRKKFSW; encoded by the coding sequence ATGTTAGACCCTAAACGGGAAAAGACCCGGGAATTAATTCAGACCCTAAGCCGAGACATTTCGGCAAAAGGACATTTGAATTCTAAGGTTTTATTCCTTTCTTGGACCGGTCTTTTGGTTTCCGGGATTATCCTGGGCTACGCGGTTTCCTTAGCCAGGCATCAATCCGTATTCCCCGGTTGGTGGCCGGAACCGACACTTATCCTTGCTTGGGGACTTCTTACAGCCATTCTATTAACCAAATCCGCTTATCCGGAAGAAGGCTCGACCTGGTTGTTTTGGGGTGCAGGTGCTTCCGTATTCGTTTGGATCGGATTCCATACGGTAGGTTTTGTGAACGAATTCCAGATCGAGCATGTGCATATCGGCTTCTGCCCATTGGTGCTTGTATCTTGTACGATTCTATTCGGAGGTTTGAGTTGGATTTTACTAGGTAGAATGGCAAGCGCTCGTCCCGGGCTCTCCGCCTTTCTTTTCCTGAGCCTGTTATTCGCCGGCTCGAATCTCGCACTGAAATTTATTTGCCCGGTGCAATCCGCTCCTCATATTTTTCTTTCCCATGTATTAGCGAGTCTGGGTTGGATTTTGCTTCTCTGGATCCCCGTTAGAAAAAAATTCAGTTGGTGA
- a CDS encoding RNA polymerase sigma factor — MVDKRKIWETLSESMRKAQEGDSREYERLLSQCREILSHYLSSKVRNESDREDLIQDILIGMHKAKATYRPNRPFAPWFFSIARYKTIDYIRRAGIRDRTVSLEIQDIPVPESNSKRPEDEWEIAQGLESWLSVLEPRQRQILTMAKLDGFSVREISQKTGLSESNVKVIVHRSLEKMKRFFSESERTGRESKLSKK; from the coding sequence ATGGTCGATAAGCGAAAAATCTGGGAGACCCTTTCGGAGAGTATGCGCAAGGCCCAAGAAGGGGATTCGAGGGAATACGAACGATTACTCTCCCAATGCAGGGAAATTCTAAGCCATTATCTAAGTTCCAAGGTTCGCAACGAATCCGATCGAGAGGATCTGATCCAGGATATATTGATCGGAATGCATAAGGCAAAAGCGACCTATCGACCGAATCGACCCTTTGCTCCTTGGTTCTTTTCCATCGCCAGATATAAGACGATCGACTATATTCGCAGGGCCGGAATCCGGGACAGGACTGTTTCCTTGGAAATCCAGGATATTCCCGTGCCGGAGTCTAACTCCAAACGACCTGAGGACGAATGGGAGATCGCACAAGGATTGGAGTCCTGGCTTTCCGTATTGGAACCCAGGCAAAGGCAGATCCTTACCATGGCCAAGCTGGACGGTTTTAGCGTTCGAGAAATTTCCCAAAAGACCGGTCTCTCCGAATCCAACGTAAAAGTGATCGTGCATCGTTCTTTGGAAAAAATGAAACGCTTTTTTTCCGAGTCAGAGAGAACGGGTAGAGAGTCAAAACTGTCCAAGAAATAG
- a CDS encoding GNAT family N-acetyltransferase gives MPGSLKIRKIHSLQTISPAEWNRLGDPNNPFTDFEFFHSLEKSLCIGGRTSWQPGYWIAEDDLGLHSCIPLFHKFDSYGEYVFDHAWAHFFSQNGLSYYPKGLVAYPFTPVNGKKILRRENVSLDQALDALLPSLLEDSERRNLSSLHFLFLEEDEANALGKRGFSTRITHQFHWKNRGYSGFEDFLNDFRSKKRIQIKKEREVLGKEGIRVLIKEGKEITESDMNRIYGFYTDTYSRKWGSPYLNRKFFQLAREKFTDRIVLFLAEKEGETLGGTFNLRKGNKLYGRYWGSAGHYPYLHFECCYYSPIEYSIRNGLDVFEAGAQGEQKFLRGFPAVPTYSSHFIFHPGARNAIERFLESERMQMKEMIRETNLSSPLKTEYGAGREGSELL, from the coding sequence ATGCCCGGCTCCCTGAAGATTCGTAAGATACATTCCCTCCAAACGATTTCACCCGCCGAATGGAACCGATTAGGAGATCCGAATAATCCTTTTACCGATTTCGAATTTTTCCATTCTTTGGAAAAGTCTCTGTGTATCGGAGGAAGAACTTCCTGGCAACCCGGGTATTGGATTGCGGAGGACGATTTAGGATTGCATTCCTGCATTCCCTTATTCCACAAATTCGATTCTTACGGAGAGTATGTCTTCGATCACGCGTGGGCTCATTTCTTCTCGCAGAATGGACTCTCATATTATCCCAAGGGGCTAGTTGCTTATCCGTTTACTCCGGTCAACGGTAAGAAGATTTTAAGAAGAGAGAATGTATCTTTGGACCAAGCCTTGGACGCTCTTCTTCCTTCTCTTTTGGAGGATTCCGAAAGAAGAAATCTTTCCAGTCTGCATTTTCTATTCTTGGAAGAAGATGAGGCTAACGCTCTCGGTAAAAGAGGATTCTCCACTCGGATTACTCACCAATTCCATTGGAAAAACAGGGGCTATTCGGGTTTCGAGGATTTTTTAAACGATTTTCGTTCCAAGAAAAGAATCCAGATTAAAAAGGAGAGGGAGGTTCTCGGTAAGGAAGGAATTCGAGTACTGATAAAAGAAGGAAAAGAGATCACGGAATCCGATATGAATCGGATTTACGGATTCTATACCGATACCTATTCCCGTAAATGGGGTTCTCCGTATTTAAATCGAAAGTTTTTCCAATTGGCTCGGGAAAAATTCACTGACAGGATCGTTCTATTCTTAGCGGAAAAGGAAGGGGAAACTTTAGGAGGAACATTTAATTTAAGAAAAGGGAATAAATTATACGGTAGATATTGGGGTTCGGCGGGACATTATCCTTATCTACATTTTGAATGTTGCTATTATTCTCCCATAGAATATTCCATCCGAAACGGATTGGACGTCTTCGAAGCGGGCGCCCAAGGAGAGCAGAAATTTTTGAGAGGTTTTCCTGCAGTTCCTACATACAGTTCCCATTTCATTTTCCACCCAGGAGCCAGAAATGCGATTGAACGTTTTTTAGAAAGCGAAAGAATGCAAATGAAGGAAATGATCCGAGAAACGAATTTATCGTCTCCACTAAAAACCGAATACGGAGCCGGAAGGGAGGGGAGCGAACTCTTATGA
- the clpS gene encoding ATP-dependent Clp protease adapter ClpS, with protein sequence MSELRTEEETLTREKIKLKRPAKYRVVILNDDYTPMEFVVWILRVVFYRTQVESEQIMLKAHTTGKALCGVYSHDVARTKVNETHMLAEEHGHPLHCQMEIEDGEEES encoded by the coding sequence ATGAGCGAATTAAGGACGGAAGAAGAAACCCTTACCCGAGAAAAAATAAAACTGAAAAGACCCGCCAAATACCGGGTCGTCATACTAAACGACGATTACACTCCCATGGAATTCGTGGTTTGGATTTTGAGGGTGGTTTTTTACCGCACTCAGGTGGAAAGCGAGCAGATCATGTTAAAGGCGCATACAACCGGAAAGGCTCTCTGCGGAGTCTATTCTCATGACGTGGCTCGCACTAAAGTAAACGAAACACATATGTTGGCCGAAGAACACGGACATCCTCTGCATTGCCAGATGGAGATAGAAGACGGAGAGGAGGAATCATGA